One Gammaproteobacteria bacterium DNA segment encodes these proteins:
- a CDS encoding MATE family efflux transporter: MTQPQGARLIEGPVGRTLLRLTIPMAFAIFTMIAFNLADTAFLGRVGTDELAAISFTFPVVMIIGSIAQGIGVGMSAVISRSIGKGDQQQVQRLTTDGLALAVIIVAVFSIVGLATIDPVFRMLGATDQTLPLIRQYMTIWYIGVSFVIVPMTGNAAIRATGDMKTPAAIMMVAALVNVVLDPLMIFGIGPFPAMGIQGAALATMIARAMSLTASLWVLIHREQMVAFTRTRLIDTLDSWRKILFVGLPAAGTQLVVPLSTAVITGLVATYGALSVAGFGVASRVEAFGLGIVMALSATVTPFVGQNWGAGKPERVAEAVRVARRFALVWGLMLFAVFGLFGTTIAHVFTDDTSVILVVRDYLRIVPVGYGLVGILMVSSSALNALNKPLHSTALSTIRLFVLYLPLAFLGSRLIGLNGVFAAAAVASVLTGIAAWCVISRRIAEIGSVPTGALGALGAEVAAD, from the coding sequence ATGACCCAACCACAAGGCGCTCGCCTGATCGAAGGCCCCGTAGGGCGGACCCTCCTGCGGCTGACGATTCCGATGGCATTTGCCATCTTCACGATGATCGCCTTCAACCTGGCGGACACAGCCTTCCTTGGGCGCGTCGGCACCGACGAACTCGCGGCGATCAGCTTCACCTTCCCGGTCGTGATGATCATCGGCAGCATCGCTCAGGGAATCGGCGTCGGTATGTCTGCGGTGATTTCTCGCTCGATCGGCAAGGGTGACCAACAACAGGTGCAGCGCCTCACGACCGACGGCCTGGCCCTGGCGGTGATCATCGTGGCAGTGTTTAGCATCGTCGGCCTGGCGACCATCGATCCCGTCTTCCGAATGCTGGGAGCGACCGACCAAACCCTCCCGCTCATCCGCCAGTACATGACCATCTGGTACATCGGAGTGAGCTTCGTGATCGTCCCGATGACCGGTAACGCAGCGATCCGAGCCACCGGCGACATGAAGACACCGGCGGCAATCATGATGGTTGCAGCCCTTGTGAACGTCGTCCTCGATCCACTGATGATCTTCGGCATCGGCCCGTTCCCCGCCATGGGTATCCAGGGAGCGGCCCTGGCGACGATGATCGCCCGAGCTATGAGCCTCACCGCTTCGCTGTGGGTGCTCATTCACCGGGAACAGATGGTGGCCTTCACCCGAACCCGACTGATCGACACACTCGACTCTTGGCGCAAGATCCTGTTCGTCGGGCTTCCCGCCGCCGGGACCCAACTCGTCGTCCCACTGTCCACAGCGGTCATCACCGGCCTGGTGGCAACCTACGGCGCCCTGTCGGTTGCAGGCTTCGGCGTCGCATCCCGCGTCGAGGCGTTCGGCCTCGGAATCGTCATGGCCCTCTCCGCGACGGTGACACCGTTCGTCGGCCAGAACTGGGGAGCCGGCAAACCTGAACGGGTCGCCGAGGCGGTGCGCGTGGCGCGGCGCTTCGCACTCGTCTGGGGCCTGATGCTCTTTGCGGTGTTCGGACTCTTCGGAACCACCATTGCACATGTGTTCACGGACGACACGAGCGTCATTCTGGTGGTGCGCGACTATCTGCGCATCGTCCCCGTGGGCTACGGGCTCGTAGGAATCCTCATGGTCAGCAGCTCGGCGCTCAACGCACTCAATAAGCCTCTGCACTCAACGGCACTCAGCACCATCCGACTCTTCGTGCTCTATCTGCCTCTGGCGTTTCTGGGCTCACGGCTCATCGGGCTGAACGGAGTGTTCGCTGCCGCGGCAGTCGCGAGTGTGCTCACGGGCATCGCCGCCTGGTGCGTGATAAGCCGGCGGATCGCCGAAATCGGGAGCGTTCCCACCGGCGCTCTCGGTGCCCTCGGTGCCGAGGTTGCAGCCGACTGA
- the msrA gene encoding peptide-methionine (S)-S-oxide reductase MsrA, which yields MIHRPSTMPLREDALPGRATPMQVPERHYVLGSRQVPPFPEGTERALFAMGCFWGAERMFWLLPGVYGTSVGYAGGFTPNANYEEVCSGATGHAEVVQVVFDPSNVSYDELLRVFWEGHDPTQGMRQGNDIGTQYRSAVYTFGDDRQTAAEQSLERYQQELSAVGFATITTEIRPAGEFFYAEEYHQQYLAKNPSGYCGMGGTGVACPSGLPT from the coding sequence ATGATCCATCGACCGTCGACGATGCCGCTCCGAGAAGACGCTCTCCCCGGCCGAGCCACTCCGATGCAGGTACCCGAGCGCCACTACGTGCTTGGCTCGCGGCAGGTGCCGCCGTTCCCCGAGGGGACGGAACGAGCGCTCTTCGCCATGGGCTGCTTTTGGGGAGCCGAGCGGATGTTCTGGCTGCTCCCCGGTGTCTACGGCACGTCGGTCGGATATGCGGGCGGGTTCACGCCGAACGCCAACTATGAAGAGGTGTGCAGCGGTGCGACGGGTCACGCGGAGGTTGTCCAGGTCGTGTTCGATCCGAGCAACGTGTCCTATGACGAACTGTTGCGTGTCTTCTGGGAAGGGCACGATCCCACCCAGGGGATGCGCCAGGGCAACGACATCGGCACGCAGTATCGATCGGCGGTGTACACGTTCGGGGACGATCGGCAGACCGCAGCCGAGCAGTCGCTCGAGCGTTACCAGCAGGAGCTCTCGGCCGTCGGGTTCGCGACGATTACGACTGAGATACGCCCCGCAGGTGAGTTCTTCTACGCCGAGGAGTATCACCAGCAGTACCTGGCCAAGAACCCGAGTGGGTATTGCGGGATGGGTGGGACGGGAGTGGCCTGCCCGTCAGGTCTCCCCACTTGA
- a CDS encoding TIGR02453 family protein, which yields MAPKRSFTPALFSFLRDLEANNDRAWFNANKQRYERAVRQPGLQFVDDFAPHLAKISPHFVADARASGGSMFRIYRDVRFTRDKSPYKINTGFQFRHEAGRDVHAPGFYLHLEPGAVFAGVGLWRPDAMSARSIREAIAEDPTRWKRVTRSKRFLDVYTLEGDSLKRPPRGFDPEHPVIDDLKRKDYIASTQLTQKAVTSEGFIDAYAKLCRTAAPFMEFLCDAVGVPF from the coding sequence ATGGCACCAAAACGCTCATTTACTCCAGCCCTATTCAGTTTCCTGCGGGACCTCGAAGCCAACAACGATCGCGCTTGGTTCAACGCCAACAAGCAGCGCTACGAGCGTGCGGTGCGACAGCCCGGCCTCCAGTTCGTCGACGACTTCGCCCCGCACCTCGCCAAGATCAGCCCACACTTCGTCGCTGATGCGCGTGCCAGCGGCGGTTCGATGTTCCGGATCTATCGGGACGTCCGATTCACGAGGGACAAGAGTCCGTACAAGATCAACACCGGTTTCCAGTTCCGTCACGAAGCAGGCAGAGACGTTCACGCCCCCGGCTTCTACCTCCACCTCGAGCCCGGAGCCGTATTCGCCGGAGTGGGGCTTTGGCGCCCGGACGCAATGTCGGCACGATCGATTCGCGAGGCGATCGCCGAAGATCCGACTCGCTGGAAACGAGTGACCCGCTCCAAACGGTTCCTTGACGTCTACACGCTCGAAGGCGACTCTCTCAAGCGCCCACCTCGCGGATTCGACCCCGAGCACCCCGTGATCGACGACCTGAAGCGCAAGGATTACATCGCGTCGACCCAGCTCACCCAGAAGGCCGTCACATCCGAAGGCTTCATCGACGCCTATGCGAAGCTCTGCCGCACTGCCGCGCCATTCATGGAGTTCCTCTGCGACGCGGTCGGCGTGCCGTTCTAG
- a CDS encoding PDZ domain-containing protein, translating into MKYRALLAAAILTLVACTAPAVPPSSTASGVTPQPTATMNSPTTVTPAGTTTCDDPPKDFRPLCTAYHIITTSYVDPVDDSRLAEGAARGITEHESEPGATAPDSLTCALPSPAFAQVCDAFVEEERTDPAPTPELVAAAISGMLQYGLDDPYSVYFSPEALARFQEETSGQIEGIGALVRPEDTSTPENGPCSTISDTCRLVIVTPLEGGPAEGAGLQSGDIMTTVNGESIDGWLVDEVIAEVRGPAGTDVTIGILRDGTQLEFTITRAAIDIPIVASRMIDDSIGYLKLTIFAANAPQQVDTALRKLLDAGATTIILDLQHNPGGSLNSAIFVASEFLSDGLVLRTEAPGDTEEYQVTPGGAATDPNIALYVLVDRASASASEVVTGAFMDAGRATVIGEHTFGKNTVQQQFNLGNGGALKLTVARWVTPKGHDYGKVGLTPDIEIEIPDGAEPDFLLNKAVEIIRG; encoded by the coding sequence ATGAAGTACCGAGCACTTCTCGCCGCCGCAATCCTCACCCTGGTCGCGTGCACGGCACCGGCTGTTCCCCCGAGCAGCACCGCATCTGGAGTGACCCCACAGCCGACCGCGACGATGAACTCGCCAACGACGGTCACCCCTGCCGGCACCACCACTTGTGACGATCCGCCGAAGGACTTCCGGCCGCTCTGCACTGCCTATCACATCATCACGACCAGCTACGTCGATCCTGTCGACGACTCTCGTCTGGCAGAAGGAGCTGCTCGCGGCATAACCGAACATGAAAGCGAGCCGGGGGCGACCGCACCGGACTCGCTGACCTGTGCACTTCCTTCGCCGGCCTTCGCTCAGGTATGCGACGCGTTCGTCGAAGAAGAGCGCACAGACCCTGCGCCCACCCCGGAACTCGTAGCGGCCGCAATCAGCGGAATGCTCCAGTACGGACTCGACGATCCCTACAGCGTCTACTTCTCCCCGGAAGCGCTCGCCCGGTTCCAGGAGGAGACGTCAGGACAGATCGAGGGCATCGGCGCTCTCGTGCGCCCGGAGGACACCAGCACTCCCGAGAATGGTCCCTGCTCCACCATCTCGGATACGTGCCGACTCGTCATCGTCACTCCGCTCGAGGGCGGACCGGCTGAGGGCGCAGGCCTGCAATCCGGAGACATCATGACCACGGTCAATGGTGAATCCATCGACGGATGGCTCGTCGATGAGGTGATCGCGGAGGTTCGCGGCCCCGCCGGAACCGATGTCACCATTGGCATTCTGCGGGACGGGACTCAGCTGGAGTTCACGATTACGCGCGCCGCCATCGACATCCCGATCGTCGCTTCCCGGATGATCGACGACTCAATCGGCTACCTCAAGCTCACGATCTTCGCAGCGAACGCGCCTCAACAGGTCGACACCGCCCTCCGCAAACTCCTCGATGCGGGCGCGACCACCATCATCCTCGATCTCCAGCACAATCCAGGTGGATCTCTGAATTCGGCAATCTTCGTTGCGAGTGAGTTCCTCTCCGATGGGTTGGTTCTCCGGACGGAAGCACCGGGGGATACCGAGGAGTATCAGGTCACCCCCGGCGGCGCGGCCACGGATCCGAACATCGCCCTGTACGTCCTGGTCGACCGTGCCAGCGCCTCGGCATCCGAAGTCGTCACCGGTGCGTTCATGGATGCAGGCCGGGCCACCGTGATCGGTGAGCACACCTTCGGCAAGAACACCGTGCAGCAACAGTTCAACCTCGGCAACGGTGGAGCGCTGAAACTGACCGTGGCTCGCTGGGTAACACCCAAAGGACACGACTACGGCAAAGTCGGACTCACTCCGGACATCGAGATCGAGATTCCCGACGGGGCCGAACCGGACTTCCTGCTCAACAAGGCGGTCGAGATCATCCGCGGGTAA